In the Syntrophorhabdus sp. genome, one interval contains:
- a CDS encoding cytidylate kinase-like family protein — MGIITISRTHGSGGTTFARELAKELGYSYVDRTLINDECLDSDRHTCCFGIDEATAPGLHVTTQELMADANFYKVSFIANILDHALRDNTVMAGMGAGIILTGIGNAINIRVVRLMEERIRAIARVKSIPYDDAFDLVERMDEGKRDFIARYFDSDPGDPSYYHAVVNSSYVSLEEAVGILAAYARRHFTPASAEQADAVLGDRLLERRAEILLFYLGMGHCFGKVTFQAGADETLSVAGVVRNEAEKDRLLQALARDTRIKGIRDSLETGVFEPVG; from the coding sequence ATGGGTATCATAACGATATCAAGAACCCACGGGTCGGGCGGGACGACGTTCGCGCGGGAACTGGCAAAGGAGCTCGGCTATTCATACGTTGACAGGACCCTGATCAACGACGAATGCCTCGATAGCGACAGGCACACGTGCTGCTTCGGCATCGACGAAGCGACTGCGCCGGGACTTCACGTGACGACGCAGGAACTCATGGCGGACGCCAATTTCTACAAGGTCTCCTTCATAGCCAACATCCTGGATCACGCCCTTCGGGACAACACGGTGATGGCGGGCATGGGCGCCGGGATCATCCTTACCGGGATCGGGAACGCCATTAACATTCGCGTTGTTCGTCTCATGGAGGAACGTATCAGGGCCATTGCCCGGGTGAAGAGCATTCCCTATGACGACGCCTTCGACCTCGTCGAAAGGATGGACGAGGGCAAGCGTGACTTCATAGCCCGTTATTTCGACAGCGATCCCGGAGACCCATCCTATTACCACGCGGTGGTCAATTCAAGCTATGTCTCGCTGGAAGAAGCCGTCGGAATACTGGCGGCATACGCGCGCAGGCATTTCACCCCCGCCTCAGCGGAGCAAGCCGACGCGGTCCTCGGCGACCGCCTCCTCGAGAGGCGCGCCGAGATCCTCCTCTTTTACCTGGGCATGGGGCATTGTTTCGGCAAGGTGACATTCCAGGCGGGAGCGGACGAAACGCTGTCCGTGGCGGGAGTGGTCCGGAACGAAGCCGAGAAGGACCGTCTCCTGCAGGCACTGGCGAGGGACACGCGGATCAAGGGGATCAGGGATTCCCTGGAAACAGGCGTTTTCGAACCCGTCGGCTGA
- the rpsF gene encoding 30S ribosomal protein S6, translating into MKGDVNVGRYENIVVLSPDLAKEEEDDLMKRIQGNLEKAGATIVKLDDWAVRKLAYPIKKKDKGHYFFYLLDMDEGSVATMAKFYRTLDPVLRHMFVVVDDKSEGPKKPPDPVVFDELEGEF; encoded by the coding sequence ATGAAAGGAGATGTGAACGTGGGAAGATATGAGAATATTGTTGTGCTCAGCCCTGACCTCGCGAAAGAGGAAGAAGACGATCTCATGAAGAGGATCCAGGGCAATCTTGAAAAGGCGGGCGCAACGATCGTCAAACTCGATGACTGGGCGGTGAGAAAGCTTGCCTATCCCATAAAGAAGAAGGACAAGGGCCATTACTTCTTTTACCTGCTTGATATGGACGAAGGCAGCGTCGCGACGATGGCCAAGTTCTACAGGACCCTCGACCCCGTGCTCAGGCACATGTTCGTTGTCGTTGACGACAAGAGCGAGGGACCGAAGAAACCGCCTGATCCCGTTGTGTTTGACGAGCTCGAAGGCGAGTTTTGA
- the yajC gene encoding preprotein translocase subunit YajC, with protein MTGIAYAMGSNPAGGAGQGGGSYMSLIFIAAVFAIFYFILIRPQQKRAKQHKDFLENLKKGDKVITSGGLYGTITGISDDSVTIEIAEKVRVKVDKGTVVQYQKTQ; from the coding sequence ATGACAGGTATAGCGTATGCAATGGGTAGCAATCCCGCCGGCGGGGCCGGACAGGGGGGCGGTTCGTACATGTCGCTCATCTTTATCGCGGCGGTCTTCGCCATCTTTTACTTCATTCTCATCCGTCCGCAGCAGAAAAGGGCGAAGCAGCACAAGGACTTCCTGGAGAACCTGAAGAAGGGAGATAAAGTTATCACATCGGGTGGTTTATATGGTACAATAACGGGTATTTCCGATGACAGTGTCACCATTGAGATCGCCGAGAAAGTGCGTGTTAAAGTCGACAAGGGCACTGTGGTGCAGTATCAGAAGACACAATGA
- a CDS encoding ParB/RepB/Spo0J family partition protein, whose protein sequence is MTNVPLARIDLKDRRFSLSYPPDDEDLRWSIATVGIVQPVILLDRTPRIPVAGWRRLRCARELRLREVPAIIVDLDEKTALLRAIHDNLARGFNIIEKAAAVQAMDRFGFSREEIFGLMARLGLSPHEKVLSTFLRIASLDARSRDFIFRKNLSLRNVESFLRFEGKERRRILAALTGLRVTESTLREILEMLELIRIRKGRLTGRDIPVMESSDILRAHLKQKTHPILSSLAKKLKAIRSAMALPPGLDIRVDPFLEKEYIDIIVKIGSEDDVEAALGKVSELVAAGHIRRILELTKGRIR, encoded by the coding sequence ATGACGAACGTCCCCCTTGCCAGGATAGACCTCAAGGACAGGCGGTTCTCCCTGTCCTATCCGCCAGACGACGAGGACCTCCGGTGGTCGATCGCCACCGTCGGGATCGTTCAGCCCGTCATCCTCCTCGACCGGACACCCCGCATCCCGGTGGCGGGATGGCGCCGCCTGCGCTGCGCCAGGGAGCTTCGCTTAAGAGAGGTCCCCGCCATCATCGTCGACCTCGATGAGAAGACCGCCCTCTTAAGGGCCATCCATGACAACCTGGCGCGAGGCTTCAATATCATTGAAAAGGCTGCCGCCGTCCAGGCAATGGACCGTTTCGGGTTCTCCCGGGAGGAGATCTTCGGGCTCATGGCACGCCTCGGCCTCAGTCCCCACGAGAAGGTGCTCTCCACCTTCCTGAGAATCGCATCTCTCGATGCCCGGTCGAGGGACTTCATCTTCCGAAAGAACCTTTCCCTCAGAAATGTCGAGTCCTTCCTGAGATTCGAAGGGAAGGAGCGGCGCAGGATACTGGCGGCGCTCACGGGTCTGCGCGTGACGGAGAGCACCCTCCGGGAGATCCTCGAGATGCTTGAGCTTATAAGGATCCGCAAGGGGAGGCTCACCGGCAGGGATATTCCCGTCATGGAAAGCTCGGACATCTTAAGGGCGCACCTCAAGCAGAAGACCCACCCCATCCTGTCATCCCTCGCGAAGAAACTGAAGGCGATACGGAGCGCCATGGCCCTTCCACCCGGCCTGGACATTAGGGTAGACCCTTTCCTCGAAAAGGAGTATATTGATATCATAGTGAAAATAGGCAGTGAAGACGACGTGGAGGCCGCCCTCGGCAAGGTCTCGGAATTGGTCGCGGCGGGTCACATCAGGAGAATTCTTGAGCTTACAAAAGGTAGAATTCGTTGA
- a CDS encoding flavin reductase family protein produces MKRSLGARTVLLPAPVLVVGTYDKEGRPNVMTVAWGGTCCSNPPCIDIALRKATYTYGNILDRKAFTVHVTPERYLTEADYFGIVSGRDVDKFAATGLTAERSETVDAPYIKEFPFFVECTLREVVELGLHTQFIGEIVDVKMDEDMLDDKGLPDVGRIRPTVMVPEIRNYYGFGEKLGDVFVMGRKLRVR; encoded by the coding sequence ATGAAAAGATCCCTCGGCGCGCGGACGGTTCTCTTGCCAGCCCCGGTCCTCGTTGTCGGCACCTATGATAAAGAAGGTCGTCCCAATGTCATGACAGTGGCCTGGGGAGGCACCTGCTGTTCCAATCCCCCCTGTATCGACATCGCCCTGAGAAAGGCGACCTACACCTACGGCAACATCCTCGACCGGAAGGCCTTCACCGTCCACGTGACCCCGGAGAGGTATCTTACCGAAGCCGATTATTTCGGGATAGTCTCCGGCAGGGACGTGGACAAGTTTGCCGCCACGGGTCTCACGGCGGAGCGAAGTGAGACCGTGGATGCCCCGTACATCAAAGAGTTTCCTTTTTTCGTGGAGTGCACCCTTCGCGAGGTCGTCGAACTGGGGCTCCACACGCAGTTCATAGGCGAGATAGTGGACGTCAAGATGGATGAGGATATGCTGGACGATAAGGGGCTTCCCGACGTGGGCAGGATAAGGCCCACGGTGATGGTGCCCGAGATACGCAACTACTACGGATTCGGCGAAAAACTGGGGGATGTTTTTGTCATGGGCAGGAAGCTGCGCGTGAGGTAG
- the queA gene encoding tRNA preQ1(34) S-adenosylmethionine ribosyltransferase-isomerase QueA, with amino-acid sequence MRVEEFDYDLPRDMIAQHPSGEREASRLLVFDREKGTIEHRRFSDITGYLREGDVLVVNDSRVFPARLRARKGTGGMLDVLLVRPVDGGTWECLVKGVRGTRDTIPVSVGDHGAALTRRNGSWTISFVSREEADEVIGTLGRMPLPPYIKRKGEDGSADFERYQTVYAEKTGSIAAPTAGFHFSEDLLGRIAAKGVEIVRITLHVGIGTFSLIHAGLVEDHRMHGERYEMDERSKGLIREARQEGRRVVACGTSSVRTVETVFGMNGNGTLSGETELFIYPGYRFHCVDALITNFHLPRSTPLMLVAAFMGAGPLKKAYAEAIRGGYRFYSYGDAMFIS; translated from the coding sequence ATGAGAGTCGAGGAATTTGATTATGATCTGCCGAGAGATATGATCGCCCAGCACCCGTCGGGCGAGAGGGAGGCATCGCGCCTCCTTGTCTTCGACAGGGAGAAAGGGACGATAGAGCACCGGCGGTTCTCGGATATTACCGGCTATCTGCGGGAAGGCGACGTCCTCGTCGTCAACGACAGCAGGGTGTTCCCGGCGCGGCTCAGGGCGCGGAAGGGAACGGGCGGGATGCTCGATGTCCTTCTGGTGAGACCCGTGGACGGCGGCACCTGGGAGTGTCTTGTGAAGGGTGTGCGCGGGACGAGAGACACCATCCCTGTCAGCGTGGGCGATCACGGCGCTGCCCTCACGCGCAGGAACGGTTCCTGGACGATATCATTCGTGTCCCGCGAGGAAGCCGACGAGGTCATAGGAACCCTGGGAAGGATGCCGCTTCCGCCCTATATCAAGCGCAAAGGAGAGGACGGCAGCGCCGATTTCGAACGTTACCAGACGGTGTATGCCGAAAAGACCGGGTCCATAGCGGCGCCGACGGCTGGCTTTCACTTTTCCGAAGATCTCCTCGGGCGCATCGCGGCCAAAGGCGTGGAGATCGTGAGGATCACGCTCCACGTGGGCATCGGGACATTTTCGCTCATTCATGCCGGTCTCGTCGAAGATCACCGGATGCACGGCGAGCGCTACGAGATGGACGAAAGATCGAAGGGGCTCATCCGGGAGGCTCGGCAGGAGGGTCGCCGCGTGGTGGCCTGCGGCACGAGTTCTGTGAGGACCGTGGAAACGGTGTTCGGCATGAACGGCAACGGTACGCTTTCCGGTGAGACGGAACTTTTCATCTATCCGGGCTACCGTTTTCACTGTGTGGACGCGCTGATCACCAATTTTCACCTTCCCCGCTCGACGCCTCTCATGCTCGTTGCCGCCTTCATGGGTGCCGGGCCGCTGAAGAAGGCCTATGCCGAGGCGATACGCGGGGGGTATCGGTTCTACAGTTACGGGGACGCGATGTTCATATCATGA
- the tgt gene encoding tRNA guanosine(34) transglycosylase Tgt, translating into MTMIEIDHTDGAARSGRLMTGHGTIETPVFMPVGTQGVVKAMTHRQLEELGVTMILSNAYHLYLRPGDELIRRMGGLHNFSGWDGAILTDSGGYQIFSLGVLREIKEDGVLFQSHIDGSRHFLTPEKIVLVQENIGADIAMCLDECVSYPSTFEYTSESVELTTRWARRCLAARSEEGTQKLFGIIQGGFYPDLRLRSAEDILSLDFDGFAIGGLSVGEPKSLMWDMVDTVVGLMPAGKPRYMMGIGLPEDLLEGVRRGIDMFDCIIPTRFARNGSLFTWDGRINIKNARFTEDGGPIQEGCTCYTCRTFSRAYLRHLTVSHELTSFYLNTIHNVHFYMELMKRIRSAVSAGTFDAFYHDFKRRYEGGESDDRYSVCNG; encoded by the coding sequence ATGACGATGATAGAGATAGACCATACAGACGGGGCGGCGCGTTCGGGAAGGCTCATGACGGGTCATGGGACGATCGAAACGCCTGTTTTCATGCCCGTGGGCACCCAGGGCGTCGTGAAGGCCATGACCCATCGGCAGCTTGAAGAGCTTGGCGTCACGATGATCCTGTCCAATGCCTACCACCTCTACCTGCGTCCCGGTGACGAGCTCATCAGGAGGATGGGCGGCCTCCACAACTTTTCCGGGTGGGACGGTGCCATCCTTACCGACAGCGGAGGGTACCAGATATTCAGCCTCGGGGTCCTCAGGGAGATCAAGGAGGACGGCGTCCTTTTTCAGTCACACATCGACGGTTCCCGCCATTTCCTGACACCCGAGAAGATCGTGCTCGTCCAGGAGAACATAGGCGCCGACATAGCAATGTGCCTCGACGAATGCGTTTCCTATCCCTCCACCTTCGAATATACCAGCGAATCCGTTGAGTTGACGACGCGGTGGGCGCGGCGGTGCCTCGCGGCCCGGTCAGAAGAGGGGACGCAAAAGCTCTTCGGGATCATCCAGGGCGGCTTCTATCCCGATCTCAGGTTGCGTTCAGCGGAGGACATCCTTTCCCTCGATTTCGACGGTTTTGCCATCGGGGGCCTCAGCGTCGGCGAACCGAAGAGCCTGATGTGGGACATGGTGGACACGGTTGTCGGCCTTATGCCCGCGGGAAAACCCCGCTACATGATGGGCATCGGCCTTCCTGAAGACCTTCTGGAAGGTGTGAGGCGGGGCATAGACATGTTCGACTGCATCATTCCCACGCGTTTTGCCCGCAACGGCAGCCTCTTCACATGGGACGGCAGGATCAACATCAAGAACGCCCGCTTCACCGAGGACGGGGGGCCCATCCAGGAAGGATGCACCTGTTATACCTGCAGGACCTTTTCGAGGGCCTATCTCAGGCACCTCACGGTCTCGCACGAGCTGACCAGTTTCTACCTGAACACCATACACAATGTCCATTTCTACATGGAGCTTATGAAGAGGATCCGGAGCGCAGTCAGCGCCGGCACGTTCGACGCTTTTTATCACGATTTCAAGAGACGTTACGAAGGAGGTGAATCAGATGACAGGTATAGCGTATGCAATGGGTAG